The nucleotide window TGTAACCGGCTTTCCGGAGTTGCCCGCATCTGCTGTGATTGTGGATGCCATCTTTGGCACGGGTCTCAACAAACCGATAGAAGGCTGGCTGGCGGGTATTATTCACAAGATCAATGACCAGCATCCCCGTCATGCCATTGTGGCCATCGATATGCCCTCCGGACTGAAAGCGGATACCAGTTCCCGTAACACACCGGTCATACAGGCCCATCATACCCTCAGTTTCGAGTTTTACAAACTGGCTTTTCTGTTGCCCGAAAATGCAGCCGTGGCGGGGCAGGTGCATATTCTGCCTATCGGCCTGTCACCGGACTATATAACGCATACGTCTACACGTTACCATCTGACAGATCTGGACATGATGCGTACCATTTATATGCCGAGGACACCATTTTCTCATAAAGGCACCTACGGTCATGCTTTGCTGATAGCCGGCAGCCGGGGCAAAATGGGCGCCGCAGTACTCAGCGCCAAAGCCTGCATCCGGGCTGGTGTAGGGCTGCTCTCCTGTCATATCCCCGGTTGCGGGTATGATATTATGCAGATCAGTGAGCCCTGTGCCATGTGTATTACTGATGAACTGCCCGACCACAGTACCCATTTTCACGAACAGGCCGATGCCCGCTATAAAACCATCGGCATAGGCCCGGGGCTGGGCACCGCTACAGCTACTGCCAGCTCCCTCGAAAAACTGCTGGCCACCTATAAACGCCCTATGGTCATTGATGCCGACGCACTGAATATGTTGGCCGTATATCCCTCCCTGTTATACCAGGTGCCGGCAGGTTCTATCCTGACACCTCACCCCAAAGAATTTGAGCGCCTTTTCGGACCTTCTGCCAATGATGTGGAACGGCTGGAACTGTTGTCCAAACAGGCTGTGCGCCTGCAGTTGTATATTCTGCTCAAGGGCAGGTATACCGCTATCGGCTGCCCCGATGGCGCAGTTTATTTTAATGCCACCGGCAACCCCGGTATGGCCACCGGCGGCAGCGGCGATGTACTGACAGGGATCCTTACCGGTTTGCTGGCCCAGGACTATTCTCCCAAAGCAGCTGTATTACTCGGTGCCTGGATACATGGCTATGCCGGCGACCTGGCCGCAGCACATCTCTCGCAGGAAGCCATGAGCGCGGCAGACATTATTTCCAACCTTGGCAACGCTTTTATGGAGTGCTTTTATTGACAGCCAAAAGTGTAAATCACACCCCCATGAGCAGATATTAACAAATATCTCCCCTCCCCTTTTAATTCATCATTCGTAATTCGTAATTCAAAATTTTATTATTTATATTTATTGGATAACATTTACTCAATACGCTATTTTTTCAACCGAGCAATTTAAATACGCTTCTATGAATATTGTTTTCCTCGTTCCTTGTTTTGGATTACTGGCTTTGTTATTTACTGCTATCCGAAGTTCCTGGGTTACCCGCCAGGATGCGGGTAATGAAAAGATGAAAGAAATAGCGCAGCATATTGCAGAAGGCGCTATGGCATTTTTAAAAGCGGAGTATAAAGTCCTTATTTATTTTGTTGTTGTTATCGCCCTGTTATTGGGATACATGGGATCGTCGCACCATACCTCTCACTGGTTTATTGGTGTAGCCTTTGTGATGGGCGCAATTTTCTCCGCTACGGCCGGATTTATTGGAATGAGAATCGCTAC belongs to Chitinophaga sp. HK235 and includes:
- a CDS encoding NAD(P)H-hydrate dehydratase; translation: MKIFSAAQIREADAFTIAHEPVSSTDLMGRAAGKCADWLMEHYPPSYPFYIFCGKGNNGGDGLVIAQKLLDEGYQVTVCLLEYGSKASEDYIYYYRRLQQQYAGRIREIADVTGFPELPASAVIVDAIFGTGLNKPIEGWLAGIIHKINDQHPRHAIVAIDMPSGLKADTSSRNTPVIQAHHTLSFEFYKLAFLLPENAAVAGQVHILPIGLSPDYITHTSTRYHLTDLDMMRTIYMPRTPFSHKGTYGHALLIAGSRGKMGAAVLSAKACIRAGVGLLSCHIPGCGYDIMQISEPCAMCITDELPDHSTHFHEQADARYKTIGIGPGLGTATATASSLEKLLATYKRPMVIDADALNMLAVYPSLLYQVPAGSILTPHPKEFERLFGPSANDVERLELLSKQAVRLQLYILLKGRYTAIGCPDGAVYFNATGNPGMATGGSGDVLTGILTGLLAQDYSPKAAVLLGAWIHGYAGDLAAAHLSQEAMSAADIISNLGNAFMECFY